From Desulfosalsimonas propionicica, the proteins below share one genomic window:
- a CDS encoding O-methyltransferase, producing the protein MADTVKHPETYFSQLVPERDAVLQKLEAEAKKEGIPIVGPVVGQLLFVLARATDAVNILELGTATGYSAIYLGRACQPANGRVLSLENNADMAQRARTHLDQAGLSEVVTVMEADGLQVLPELDGLFDFVFMDIEKKDYHAALAKLTPLVRPGGLLIADNTAFVDAKKFNQAIYTDSGWQSVQILSYLPMHSALHDGLCFAVRA; encoded by the coding sequence TTGGCAGACACGGTCAAACACCCGGAAACCTATTTTTCTCAACTTGTCCCGGAGCGGGATGCGGTTTTGCAAAAACTCGAGGCCGAAGCCAAAAAGGAAGGCATCCCCATTGTGGGACCGGTGGTGGGACAGCTGCTGTTTGTCCTGGCCCGTGCCACCGACGCTGTCAATATCCTGGAACTGGGAACGGCCACCGGATATTCGGCCATCTACCTGGGCCGGGCATGCCAGCCGGCCAACGGCCGGGTCCTGAGCCTCGAAAACAATGCAGACATGGCCCAGAGAGCCCGGACCCACCTGGATCAGGCCGGGCTTTCCGAAGTGGTGACCGTCATGGAGGCAGACGGCCTTCAGGTTCTGCCGGAACTTGACGGCCTGTTTGATTTTGTATTCATGGATATTGAAAAAAAGGACTACCACGCGGCGCTTGCCAAACTGACACCCCTGGTGCGTCCCGGCGGCCTGCTGATTGCCGACAATACGGCATTTGTGGATGCAAAAAAATTCAACCAGGCCATTTACACCGATTCCGGCTGGCAAAGCGTTCAGATCCTTTCCTACCTGCCCATGCACTCAGCCCTACATGACGGGCTGTGCTTTGCCGTCCGGGCATAA
- a CDS encoding response regulator has product MIQIPAKVLIVDDEKDFVEMFSLRLQEAGQKVFEAYSGKECLDMLTERPDIDVVVLDIKMPGMDGIETLQQIKKKFPIVEVILLTGHGTIETAVEGMRLGAYDYLLKPADFEDFKTKLERARKRKDEQEERIRKAEQRAMIRKSGEVY; this is encoded by the coding sequence ATGATTCAGATACCGGCCAAAGTTCTGATCGTTGACGACGAAAAAGATTTTGTGGAAATGTTTTCCCTTCGGCTTCAGGAAGCCGGCCAGAAAGTCTTCGAGGCCTACAGCGGCAAGGAGTGCCTGGATATGCTGACCGAAAGACCGGATATTGATGTGGTGGTGCTCGATATCAAGATGCCTGGCATGGATGGCATCGAGACCCTGCAGCAGATCAAGAAGAAATTTCCCATTGTGGAAGTCATCCTGCTGACCGGGCATGGCACCATTGAAACCGCTGTGGAGGGAATGCGGCTGGGGGCCTATGATTATCTGCTCAAGCCGGCGGATTTTGAGGATTTCAAGACCAAGCTGGAAAGGGCCCGAAAGCGAAAAGACGAGCAGGAAGAACGTATTCGGAAAGCCGAGCAGCGGGCCATGATCCGCAAGTCCGGGGAGGTTTACTGA
- a CDS encoding response regulator: protein MERKINLLFVDDEEQFLKSMTKQLEVRDFNVIAANRGEKALEVARAVPVDVALVDLKMPGINGEETLKALKDEHKWLEIVILTGHGSIDSAKECTRSGAYEYLQKPCHIDDLLEVLKNAYKKKVMNKNKIEEKRINEMLRLAQSDSPRKILARLKEIDRGAI, encoded by the coding sequence ATGGAACGGAAAATCAATTTGTTGTTCGTGGATGACGAAGAACAGTTCCTCAAGTCAATGACAAAGCAGCTTGAGGTTCGGGATTTCAATGTCATTGCCGCCAACCGGGGTGAAAAGGCCCTGGAGGTAGCCCGCGCCGTTCCCGTGGATGTGGCCCTGGTGGATTTGAAAATGCCGGGCATCAACGGAGAAGAGACCCTCAAGGCGCTCAAGGATGAGCATAAGTGGCTGGAAATTGTAATCCTTACCGGGCACGGCAGTATTGATTCGGCCAAGGAGTGCACTCGAAGCGGGGCTTATGAATACCTTCAAAAGCCCTGCCACATCGATGACCTGTTGGAAGTGTTGAAAAATGCCTACAAAAAAAAGGTCATGAACAAAAACAAGATCGAGGAAAAACGAATCAACGAAATGCTGCGCCTGGCGCAATCCGATTCTCCCAGGAAGATTCTGGCCCGGCTCAAGGAAATAGACCGGGGCGCTATCTGA